In Haliscomenobacter hydrossis DSM 1100, the DNA window GGCCTCAAGAGCAAGTCGAAACATTGCAAAAAAGCAAGATTCCTTTTTCGAAATCGGCTCTTTTTAAGGCCACTCCTGCATTGAATGACCCTGATGTCCCCAATGCCCAATTCACCCTTTTTCAGGAAGAAGAAGCAAGCAATTTATTGCAAGACCCACCTGATGCTATAACGCTTGTGGTTTCAACCGATCGTGAACAATTTGTCCTGGAATTGTTCAAAGTTGAGCTATTCGCACAAGGTTTCAGTCTAAAACTTGCGCGACCTAATCAAGGTACCGACGAAATCGGCGCCGGAGTGTATTACCGTGGAATTGTGAAAGGACAATCTGGCTCACTGGTTTCTTTGAGCATTTATGCTGATGAAGTGCTGGGATTGATCAGCATTCCTGGACGCAGCAACCTTACTTTGGCCAAGTATCAGTCGTCAAAAATAAAAACGCCAGGCTTGCATGTTTTGTACGCAGAGGATCAAATGCCCGAGCACCACGATTTTCAGTGTTATACCCCCGACGGCCAACGGGGCTATTCCGCAAATGAACTTGAAGACCATCCAGAACTACGGAGTGCCAATAGCTGTGTCAACCTATACCTTGAAGTAGACTATGATGTTTTTAAAGACAAAGGCGGTTTAGATGCTACCCAACGCTACATCATGGGTGTATTTAATGAGGTAGCTACCCTTTATGCCAATGAGCGAATCTCGCTCAATCTGTCCCAATTGTACATTTGGAATACGGTCAGTCCTTATAGTGCTTACGATGCTTATGGTTTGTTGATTCAATTTAAGGACAAACGCGCCGGATCAATCACAGGTGATGCAGGCATGTTGCTTTCTTACAAAGGGGGGGGTGGCATTGCGGTGGTAGATGGCCTGTGTGATCCTTTTAACCTGGGCTATTCCGGGATTGGAAAAAGTTACCAAACCGTGCCAGCTTACTCCTTCACCGTAATGGTACTCGCCCATGAATTGGGGCACATTTTGGGTTCACATCATACCCATTCCTGTGTATGGAACGGGAACAATACTGCGATCGACGGTTGTCCAGGTTTTACCGACGGGGGCTGTAGTACCCCAGCTGTTCCTCGTGAAGGTGGCACGATGATGTCTTATTGCCACGTTAATGCTGCTGGGATCAATTTTTCTTTGGGGTTTGGCCCCCAACCCGGTAATGTCATCCGCAATCGTATTGCAAATGCAGCTTGTATCAGCGGATGTTCAAATAAACCCATTGTACCACAACCCACTTGTGGTGAAATCAATCTCAGCGTCACCCTGGGTGCCTATGGCAATGAAACAACCTGGGAGTTACTGGATGTCACCAAAGCTGTAGTCGACCGTGGAGGCCCTTACCAGATTCAAAGCAATGGTTTGAAGATTCAAAAAAAGATATGCCTGCCTCCTGGTTGTTATACCCTAAGGGTACTGGACTCACGAGGGGATGGTTTGTGCTGTAGATACGGCGATGGAGCTTTCAAACTGACGGACAGTAATCAAGCTATATTGGCCGAAGGTGGGCAGTTTGCACGCGAAGTGACAACTACTTTCTGTATTGATGCACAAGGAAAAAAAGTGACCAACGTAGTTCCTCCTCCCACCACGAACCTTGGCTGTACAGAAATCAATTTTAACAATTACGAAATTTTATCCTTTGGCGATTCCCAAGATCAAGGTACCGCTTCCATTGGTGACAATGGCAAAAGTATTGTCTTACAGAACAATGCCTGGAAAGCCATCCCCTTCGAATATGACATCACCGCCAATACTTTTTTGGAAGTAGAATTTCGTTCTACGCAAGAAGCAGAAATCCATGGCATCGGCTTTGACACCGACCTGAGTATCTCCACCGTTTACACTTTCCAGTTATGGGGTACTCAAGACTGGGGTTACCAATCCCACAACAACTATGAAGGGACTGGAGAATGGAAACGGTATACTATTCCCATTGGTCAGAAATACCGACACAAAGCCCAATATCTTTACTTTGCCTGCGATAACGATGCGGTGGCGAGCATTGGTAACTCCCAATTCCGCAATATCCGGGTTTATGAAAAAAACCCGTGCCCTCGTTTGTCTAATTTTGATACGCCCGAAGCATTTGCCTCAGCCTTGAGTGTCTTTCCCAACCCCGCCGATGATCAGTTACATTTCAGGCTTGAAGGCTGGCCGGAAGGTTCCTATCAATTACAATTGTTTGATCCTTTGGGCAGGCTACAGCGGCACCAGCAAATTGATAAAGCAGATGGAGACCTGACCGTTGATTGCACCGTTGCTGATCTACCCGTTGGTTTTTATGCCTATACCATCCATGGTAAAGATCACAAAGTTTCCGGAAAAGTGCTGGTTAAAAGAGCAGAATAAAAGACCTGAATTTGGACTTTGGACAAAAAGAGGCAGGACTTCGGTTCTGCCTTTTTTTGTCCAAGTTTCAAGTCTATGAATGTAAAACTTGCGTCAAAAAAAAATCTGTATTATTTTGGGCTTGTTTTCTATACATCACGGGTAACTCCAACCCACAATCAACGCGCGGGCTGGCAATATTTCCAGATCGACCGCCCTCCCAAAAACTGCACAGAGTCTTGGCCAATTCGGTCATACTCAAATTATTATGAAATTGCCTTTCTCCATTTATGGCGAAAGTTTGCGATTTCACCACTGCTTTGGCTTTATAAAATCCTTATAAGGCGTGAATTGTTTTTTAAGGTTACTCATTTGAGGGCTTTGCCTCTCGGCAAAGCCCTACTTGACACAATTCCGTCAGAAAATTGTCAGTTTATCCTCCGTATTCAGCATCAATTCACCGAAGGGTTGTTTTTTTGATCAATAGCCTTATCTTTGCCGTACAAAACAGAAAAAGATTTATATTTTTTTTGTTTTGTGCACAATCCAAACTATCGGGATGGAGTTATAAACTGCAAATTCCTTCCCAAACTTAGCGCTAGTCCAAGGACATCTTAAACTTGCCGCGCCAACTAACAGTTGTAATCTCACACAAACAAGACGTCGTTGTTGCTTTTAGCCCGTAGATTGCTTTGTCTTGAGCGATCGGTAATCAATCTTTACAAACAGGGGATTAACACACTTTGAGAAAACCAGCGGCTTGGTGTACTGGCCAGTCGTATTTATTTGTAGTAACCTTAAAAGTTTTACCAAAAACCGATTCACGCCATGAGAACCTTACTTACGCTGGTCATGGCTATGGCTTTGTCCATAGTCCAGGCACAACTATCTTTACGTCCCTCAGAGCTGGTATCAGCTCAAAAAAGCAGTCGCTCCAAGTTTGTCAATTACAAACTATTTGATCGTGCCCCCGATTTGCGCGATGGAGACGCTGTAAACGCTCAGTGGCTGTCCTTGCGGTCGGAAGACTTGCGAGGGCTGCTACTTGATCGGCCCAAAGCCATGACCCTCCCACTACCTGCGGGCGACGACAATACCTACGAACTGGAACTGGTACAGGTAAACCTCTTTGCTAATGACTTTAGCATTGTATTGGCCAGTAATCCCAAGGTATTGCACGAATTGGATGAAGGCATCCACTACCGTGGTGTCATCAAAGATTACCCCGGATCGGTGGTCGCCATTAGTGTATTTGGCGATGAGATTTCAGGGGTCATCAGTACTCCTGAAAACGGCAACCAAATACTTGGTCGTTACAAGGGAAGTAATCCCAGATTGCACCTCTTGCATGAGGACAGCAAAATGGCGGATCATCCAGAATTTCATTGCCAAACCCCAGACAGTGGGCGCGGTTATACGGCTGAAGAACTCAACAGTGGCGGGGAGTTGCGTGCAGCAGCATCCTGCGTAAGGGTATACCTGGAAGTGGACTACGACGTATTTGTTGACAAGGGGGGACAGACTGGAGCTTCCAACTATATCACCAGTGTATTCAACCAGGTAGCTACCCTTTATGCCAATGAAAACATCAGTATAACACTTTCACAAATTTTCCTTTGGAACACGACCAGCCCCTATTCTGGCTCCGACACGTATAGTTTATTGACTCAATTTCAGCGTACCCGCTCTACGTTTAACGGTGATGCTGGTATGTTGCTGTCTTACCGGGGCAATGGAGGTATTGCGGTTGTGGACGGGTTGTGCCGCCCCTACACCTCTTTTAAAATGGGGTATTCAGGTATAGGCAAAACCTTCTCTGCTGTCCCTACATTTTCCTTCACCACGATGGTCGTTGCACACGAATTGGGGCATATTCTGGGTTCACAGCATACCCATGCTTGTGTTTGGAATGGCAACAATACGGCGTTAGATGCTTGTCCTGGTTTTACCGAAGGCAATTGCGCTGCTTCAGTTACAGCACCTACCGCAGGTGGAACTGTTATGTCTTATTGCCACATGAACCGGGTTGGAATCAACTATGCCCAAGGTTTTGGGCAACAACCCGGTAACCTGATCCGCAGTCGGATTGCTGCCGCCAGTTGTTTGCAAGCCTGCACCAACACTCCTCCTCCGCCGCCACCGCCTTCTGGTGGAGGCAGTGGCGCTACTTGTGGCAACGTCACGTTTACCCTGACCCTCGATTTGTTTGGCAGCGAAACCACCTGGGAGATTCTGAATCCAGCTGGAGTAGCCGTAGATAAAGGCGGGCCTTATGTGGATAAAACCTCGGGGCAAATTGTACAAAAAAAGCTTTGTCTACCTTATGGTTGTTACAAGTTGCGCATTTTGGACAAAATTGGCGATGGCATTTGTTGTACCTATGGCAATGGTGCATTCAAATTACAAGACGCCAACAACATTGTGATTGCGCAAGGCGGGCAATTCACCAAAGAAGCATTGACCAACTTCTGCGTACAAGCTCCTGGAGGCAGCAATCCTCCTCCGCCAAGCGGAACGACTTGTACCAACATCGACTTCATCAAAACGCCACCCGTTTCTTTTGGTGGTTCACAAGATGGGGGTAGTGCAACGGTTACCGAGGCGGGGAAAGCCCTGACGATCAAAAACAACGCCTGGAAAGCCGTACCGCTTAGCTACAACATTACCGCC includes these proteins:
- a CDS encoding M12 family metallo-peptidase encodes the protein MKSLCTLTVLALATWFVHAQPAMRPQEQVETLQKSKIPFSKSALFKATPALNDPDVPNAQFTLFQEEEASNLLQDPPDAITLVVSTDREQFVLELFKVELFAQGFSLKLARPNQGTDEIGAGVYYRGIVKGQSGSLVSLSIYADEVLGLISIPGRSNLTLAKYQSSKIKTPGLHVLYAEDQMPEHHDFQCYTPDGQRGYSANELEDHPELRSANSCVNLYLEVDYDVFKDKGGLDATQRYIMGVFNEVATLYANERISLNLSQLYIWNTVSPYSAYDAYGLLIQFKDKRAGSITGDAGMLLSYKGGGGIAVVDGLCDPFNLGYSGIGKSYQTVPAYSFTVMVLAHELGHILGSHHTHSCVWNGNNTAIDGCPGFTDGGCSTPAVPREGGTMMSYCHVNAAGINFSLGFGPQPGNVIRNRIANAACISGCSNKPIVPQPTCGEINLSVTLGAYGNETTWELLDVTKAVVDRGGPYQIQSNGLKIQKKICLPPGCYTLRVLDSRGDGLCCRYGDGAFKLTDSNQAILAEGGQFAREVTTTFCIDAQGKKVTNVVPPPTTNLGCTEINFNNYEILSFGDSQDQGTASIGDNGKSIVLQNNAWKAIPFEYDITANTFLEVEFRSTQEAEIHGIGFDTDLSISTVYTFQLWGTQDWGYQSHNNYEGTGEWKRYTIPIGQKYRHKAQYLYFACDNDAVASIGNSQFRNIRVYEKNPCPRLSNFDTPEAFASALSVFPNPADDQLHFRLEGWPEGSYQLQLFDPLGRLQRHQQIDKADGDLTVDCTVADLPVGFYAYTIHGKDHKVSGKVLVKRAE
- a CDS encoding M12 family metallo-peptidase, with the protein product MRTLLTLVMAMALSIVQAQLSLRPSELVSAQKSSRSKFVNYKLFDRAPDLRDGDAVNAQWLSLRSEDLRGLLLDRPKAMTLPLPAGDDNTYELELVQVNLFANDFSIVLASNPKVLHELDEGIHYRGVIKDYPGSVVAISVFGDEISGVISTPENGNQILGRYKGSNPRLHLLHEDSKMADHPEFHCQTPDSGRGYTAEELNSGGELRAAASCVRVYLEVDYDVFVDKGGQTGASNYITSVFNQVATLYANENISITLSQIFLWNTTSPYSGSDTYSLLTQFQRTRSTFNGDAGMLLSYRGNGGIAVVDGLCRPYTSFKMGYSGIGKTFSAVPTFSFTTMVVAHELGHILGSQHTHACVWNGNNTALDACPGFTEGNCAASVTAPTAGGTVMSYCHMNRVGINYAQGFGQQPGNLIRSRIAAASCLQACTNTPPPPPPPSGGGSGATCGNVTFTLTLDLFGSETTWEILNPAGVAVDKGGPYVDKTSGQIVQKKLCLPYGCYKLRILDKIGDGICCTYGNGAFKLQDANNIVIAQGGQFTKEALTNFCVQAPGGSNPPPPSGTTCTNIDFIKTPPVSFGGSQDGGSATVTEAGKALTIKNNAWKAVPLSYNITANTYIEFEFRSTLQGEIHGIGFDDDENISAPYTFQLWGKQTWGITTYRNYEGNSAWKKYTIKVGQFYTGTVTRLFFAADMDAAPYTSESQFRNVRIYESTPCPTFQQPETQGAGFGANFLENKPAVVIYPNPTNTNTKAQVNLSAWPAGQHDLEVFDLYGKLIRTQRLNVATYGEHSFDLDTTGLPAGTYLYKVGDEKLKLSGRVVVMSGQL